A stretch of Megalobrama amblycephala isolate DHTTF-2021 linkage group LG14, ASM1881202v1, whole genome shotgun sequence DNA encodes these proteins:
- the LOC125245845 gene encoding zinc finger protein 239-like isoform X1, protein MAFIKEESEDIKIEETFRVKQEDTDEQTDLRMLKEESEVLNEMEEKDYYNYITEEKSFSYSQIHNEDKPVTYPQCGKTFDQDENMRIHTVESPFICHQCGKSFTQKGSLNRHMRIHNGEKPYMCPLCGKSFNQHGNLEVHIRLHTGDRLFTCQHCGKSFNRKGNLNYHMRVHTGESPFTCQQCGTNFTVKGSLVRHMRIHTREKPYTCPQCGESFEQHGSLKVHMRIHTGEKPYTCPQCGKSFDQHGNLKVHMRVHTGEKPYTCPQCGKSFDQHGNLKVHMRVHTGEKPYTCSQCGKSFTQKGHLEVHMRIHTGEKPFACQNCEKSFKRKGILNRHMRIHTGENKFQSAWKP, encoded by the coding sequence ACCTGAGGATGctgaaagaggagagtgaagtaCTGAATGAAATGGAGGAGAAAGATTATTATAATTACATAACTGAAGAAAAATCTTTCAGTTACTCACAGATTCACAATGAAGATAAGCCTGTTACAtaccctcagtgtggaaagacttTTGATCAAGATGaaaacatgagaattcacactgtaGAGAGTCCTTTCATCTGCcatcagtgtggaaaaagtttcactcaaaaaggaagccttaacaggcacatgagaattcacaatggagagaagccttacatgTGCCctctgtgtggaaagagttttaatcAACATGGAAACCTTGAAGTCCACATAAGACTTCACACCGGAGACAGGCTTTTTACCTGCCAACattgtggaaaaagtttcaaccGAAAGGGAAACCTTAATtaccacatgagagttcacactggagagagccctttcacctgccaacagtgtggaacaAATTTCACTGTAAAGGGAAGCCTTGTTaggcacatgagaattcacaccaGAGAGAAGCCCTACacatgccctcagtgtggagaGAGCTTTGAGCAACATggaagccttaaagtccacatgagaattcacactggagagaagccttacacatgccctcagtgtggaaagagctttgATCAACAtggaaaccttaaagtccacatgagagttcacactggagaaaagccttatacatgccctcagtgtggaaagagttttgatCAACATGggaaccttaaagtccacatgagagttcacactggagaaaagccttacacatgctctcagtgtggaaagagtttcactcaaaaaggaCACCttgaagtccacatgagaattcacactggagagaagccttttgcCTGCCAAAACTGTGAAAAAAGTTTCAAACGAAAAGGAATCCTTAACaggcacatgagaattcacactggagagaacaAGTTTCAGTCAGCAtggaaaccttaa
- the LOC125245827 gene encoding gastrula zinc finger protein XlCGF57.1-like: MAFIKVESEDLKIEETFRVKQEDTEEQTELMALNEETEVLNKMEEKDQNEKHDFTTVEKSFRCSQTEKTSSQKRAQKTGTGRYFTCQQCGKSYNRKGTLNYHMRLHTGEKLLTCHQCGTKFTRKIYLDRHFRIHTGEKPFTCNLCGKSFSSKGNLNCHMKIHTGEKPYTCPQCGKGFTQKQASDAHIRIHTGEKPFTCNQCGKRFSSKGNLNYHKKIHTGEKLHTCPQCGKGFTYKQGLNGHIMRIHTGEKPFTCQQCGKSFKNHRNLQDHTRIHTGEKPFTCQQCGKSFTQKTTLTSHMRVHTKERPFNCEQCGKGFTQKGYVKVHMRIHFKETAFTCQQCGKCFIKKIRLKEHMRVHTGENPYTCQHCGKGFFQKGSLTDHMRIHTGQNPYTCQQCGKSFIQKGNLKVHMRIHTGEKPYTCQHCGISFS, translated from the coding sequence aacTGATGGCCTTGAATGAGGAGACTGAAGTACTGAATAAAATGGAAGAGAAAGATCAGAATGAGAAACATGATTTCACAACTGTAGAAAAATCATTTAGGTGTTCACAGACTGAAAAGACTTCATCACAAAAAAGAGCTCAGAAGACAGGAACTGGACGttatttcacctgccaacagtgtggaaaaagttacAACAGAAAAGGAACCCTTAATTATCACATGAgacttcacactggagaaaagctgTTGACTTGCCATCAATGTGGAACAAAATTCACTAGAAAAATATATCTAGACAGGCACTttagaattcacactggagagaagcctttcacctgcaacctctgtggaaaaagtttcagcagtaaaggaaaccttaattgccacatgaaaattcacactggagagaagccttacacatgCCCTCAATGTGGAAAGGGTTTTACACAAAAACAAGCTTCTGATGCCCAcataagaattcacactggagagaagcctttcacatgCAACCAGTGTGGAAAAAGGTTCAGCAGTAAAGGAAACCTTAATTACCACAagaaaattcacactggagagaagcttCACACGTGCCCTCAATGTGGAAAGGGTTTTACATATAAACAAGGTCTTAATGGCCACATtatgagaattcatactggagagaagcctttcacatgccagcagtgtggaaagagtttcaaaaaCCATAGAAACCTTCAAGACCACACGAGAATtcacacaggagagaagccatttACTTGCcagcagtgtggaaagagtttcactcaaaAAACTACTCTTACCtcccacatgagagttcacactaaAGAACGCCCTTTTAACTGTGAACAATGTGGAAAAGGTTTCACTCAAAAAGGATACGTGAAAgtacacatgagaattcactttaaagagacCGCATTCacatgccaacaatgtggaaaatgtttcattaaaaaaataagactTAAAGagcacatgagagttcacactggagagaaccCTTACACATGCCAACATTGTGGAAAAGGTTTCTTTCAGAAAGGAAGCCTTACAGATCACATGAGAATACACACTGGACAGAACCCTTACacatgccaacaatgtggaaaaagtttcattCAAAAAGGAAACCTGAAAGTCcatatgagaattcacactggagagaagccttacacctgccaacattGTGGAATAagtttttcttaa
- the LOC125245845 gene encoding gastrula zinc finger protein XlCGF7.1-like isoform X2: protein MLKEESEVLNEMEEKDYYNYITEEKSFSYSQIHNEDKPVTYPQCGKTFDQDENMRIHTVESPFICHQCGKSFTQKGSLNRHMRIHNGEKPYMCPLCGKSFNQHGNLEVHIRLHTGDRLFTCQHCGKSFNRKGNLNYHMRVHTGESPFTCQQCGTNFTVKGSLVRHMRIHTREKPYTCPQCGESFEQHGSLKVHMRIHTGEKPYTCPQCGKSFDQHGNLKVHMRVHTGEKPYTCPQCGKSFDQHGNLKVHMRVHTGEKPYTCSQCGKSFTQKGHLEVHMRIHTGEKPFACQNCEKSFKRKGILNRHMRIHTGENKFQSAWKP from the coding sequence ATGctgaaagaggagagtgaagtaCTGAATGAAATGGAGGAGAAAGATTATTATAATTACATAACTGAAGAAAAATCTTTCAGTTACTCACAGATTCACAATGAAGATAAGCCTGTTACAtaccctcagtgtggaaagacttTTGATCAAGATGaaaacatgagaattcacactgtaGAGAGTCCTTTCATCTGCcatcagtgtggaaaaagtttcactcaaaaaggaagccttaacaggcacatgagaattcacaatggagagaagccttacatgTGCCctctgtgtggaaagagttttaatcAACATGGAAACCTTGAAGTCCACATAAGACTTCACACCGGAGACAGGCTTTTTACCTGCCAACattgtggaaaaagtttcaaccGAAAGGGAAACCTTAATtaccacatgagagttcacactggagagagccctttcacctgccaacagtgtggaacaAATTTCACTGTAAAGGGAAGCCTTGTTaggcacatgagaattcacaccaGAGAGAAGCCCTACacatgccctcagtgtggagaGAGCTTTGAGCAACATggaagccttaaagtccacatgagaattcacactggagagaagccttacacatgccctcagtgtggaaagagctttgATCAACAtggaaaccttaaagtccacatgagagttcacactggagaaaagccttatacatgccctcagtgtggaaagagttttgatCAACATGggaaccttaaagtccacatgagagttcacactggagaaaagccttacacatgctctcagtgtggaaagagtttcactcaaaaaggaCACCttgaagtccacatgagaattcacactggagagaagccttttgcCTGCCAAAACTGTGAAAAAAGTTTCAAACGAAAAGGAATCCTTAACaggcacatgagaattcacactggagagaacaAGTTTCAGTCAGCAtggaaaccttaa
- the LOC125245896 gene encoding complement C1q-like protein 4 isoform X2 codes for MKALVCILLLLETFVFVVQQQVDGGLNEKEIGQQISSEGGRQNQPQTDTLRDEASTDSKQNYNMGIPDIYTALRELAAIVTEQKANIRALQTQLREQQTFILEEMNKKNEDREIAFSAGLIQHGYRNIGPYTTDFTLTYKKVFTNIGDAYSPFTGFFTAPLKGAYMFRISIHGPGGIPANVSIYKNGEHMVTARDVQAQEQLNASNGVVLILEVGDVVYVRLGFGTRISDSYENSYNTFSGFLLFPLS; via the exons ATGAAGGCTTTAGTAtgtatactgctgctgttggaaacCTTTGTGTTTGTCGTTCAGCAGCAGGTAGATGGAGGACTCAATGAGAAAGAGATCGGTCAACAGATCAGCTCTGAGGGCGGAAGACAGAATCAACCTCAAACAGACACTTTGAGAGATGAAGCTTCAACTGACAGCAAACAAAACTACAACATGGGCATCCCTGACATCTATACAGCACTGAGAGAACTGGCCGCCatcgttacagagcagaaagcaaACATCAGAGCTTTACAGACGCAACTGAGGGAACAACAGACATTTATCCTGGAAGAGatgaacaagaaaaatgaag acagagaaatagcTTTTTCAGCTGGACTGATACAACATGGCTATAGAAATATTGGTCCTTATACCACTGACTTCACACTAACCTACAAGAAAGTCTTCACAAACATAGGGGACGCCTACAGCCCATTTACAG gttttttcacagccccactgaaaggagcgtaCATGTTCAGAATCTCTATACATGGTCCTGGTGGAATTCCAGCAAATGTATCTATTTATAAGAATGGAGAGCACATGGTTACGGCACGTGATGTTCAGGCTCAGGAACAGTTAAACGCCTCGAATGGAGttgtgttgatcctggaggttgGAGATGTTGTCTATGTGAGACTTGGGTTTGGCACGAGGATATCAGATAGCTACGAGAATAGCTACAACACTTTCAGTGGTTTCCTACTGTTTCCTTTAAGTTAA
- the LOC125245896 gene encoding heavy metal-binding protein HIP-like isoform X1: MKALVCILLLLETFVFVVQQQVDGGLNEKEIGQQISSEGGRQNQPQTDTLRDEASTDSKQNYNMGIPDIYTALRELAAIVTEQKANIRALQTQLREQQTFILEEMNKKNEEMSNLTLSQVEELKKENRDREIAFSAGLIQHGYRNIGPYTTDFTLTYKKVFTNIGDAYSPFTGFFTAPLKGAYMFRISIHGPGGIPANVSIYKNGEHMVTARDVQAQEQLNASNGVVLILEVGDVVYVRLGFGTRISDSYENSYNTFSGFLLFPLS, from the exons ATGAAGGCTTTAGTAtgtatactgctgctgttggaaacCTTTGTGTTTGTCGTTCAGCAGCAGGTAGATGGAGGACTCAATGAGAAAGAGATCGGTCAACAGATCAGCTCTGAGGGCGGAAGACAGAATCAACCTCAAACAGACACTTTGAGAGATGAAGCTTCAACTGACAGCAAACAAAACTACAACATGGGCATCCCTGACATCTATACAGCACTGAGAGAACTGGCCGCCatcgttacagagcagaaagcaaACATCAGAGCTTTACAGACGCAACTGAGGGAACAACAGACATTTATCCTGGAAGAGatgaacaagaaaaatgaag aaatgtCAAATCTTACTCTGAGTCAAGTGGAGGAGTTGAAAAAGGAAAATAGAG acagagaaatagcTTTTTCAGCTGGACTGATACAACATGGCTATAGAAATATTGGTCCTTATACCACTGACTTCACACTAACCTACAAGAAAGTCTTCACAAACATAGGGGACGCCTACAGCCCATTTACAG gttttttcacagccccactgaaaggagcgtaCATGTTCAGAATCTCTATACATGGTCCTGGTGGAATTCCAGCAAATGTATCTATTTATAAGAATGGAGAGCACATGGTTACGGCACGTGATGTTCAGGCTCAGGAACAGTTAAACGCCTCGAATGGAGttgtgttgatcctggaggttgGAGATGTTGTCTATGTGAGACTTGGGTTTGGCACGAGGATATCAGATAGCTACGAGAATAGCTACAACACTTTCAGTGGTTTCCTACTGTTTCCTTTAAGTTAA